From the Juglans microcarpa x Juglans regia isolate MS1-56 chromosome 7D, Jm3101_v1.0, whole genome shotgun sequence genome, the window GTATGATTTCAAGTGACAAGTAGTAACTCTTTGACTCATTTAAGGATGGGGTATTACAGTGAcgttatattatatgtttaaaagattatttattattttttatttgtctaaAAAAGTTCTTAATGCaatataaaattgaaagaataaaagagaaaaggagaaaaaatattttttttggtaggCATTATGCTCTCGACACCCACGGCTAGGTAATAGCCCAAAAAGCACTACATTTTACTCTTATGTTCTTGTTTCTTTAACAGAATTAGCTAATCATATAATCTAGCACCCCAAACTCAAGTCCCTAACTTATGGAATTTTGAgtgttctaaaaaaaatgatattcaaaCACTgcacatttcttttgaaaaaagtgagtatatataagatttacatgaaaaaaaataatttttcaatagaaggcctcattatttttctaaagaagtATGTGTCACTTACACAATCCATATTTGTATCTAGGAACGGTGGAGCAATATGCGGCAAAATGATGTAGAAATATTtgttccaaacaaaaattaagaaagtgGATTAGAAAAATGACTGATAAACAAGTAAAAGGatatgaaaatgagaaatgctttaggaACTGGTTACCGgactaaggcctggtttggtttcacaaatctttcaaaccatttcattacatctcataatttcatttcatctaatctcaacatccaaatgtcatttaaacataaacatttctcaattttaaattttaaaatttttcatctaataaatacttaattattactACTTTTCTGAATTTcgaaacaaaacacaaaaaataatttaactttttcaaatcttaaaacaaaaataatatttaaaaaaaattcaaacactattttaactttataatgtttttattcattttttttctttttccaaaactctataaaaatcttaatttaaatcatttcactattattcacaaataagaaacgctatttatcatcctcacaccacacactaatatatgatttatcatttttaattttctatttaaacacacatatattgatgtataaatatgtatatttaaataaaaaaagaaaaaaaataataaatcatatattaatgtacaatgtaaaaaatgaaaaataaaatttatattcacaaattatccCACTATTAATTACcgatttcttattttatatcacTTCACCTCATAATCAAACGGACCTAATAAAAAGGCTTCAATTGCACCGGGAATGAGTGACGCCAACAACGATGGCGTGAAAGGCCACGCGCACCAATGATGTAAGGTCGATGAAAGGTGGTTGCTGAAGAGCTTATAGGTGGAGACTCCATTTGTGGGACAGGTGTTCAAAGAGAGCAGATTTGTTAATTTTTCCAGAAAGTAGCAGTTTTTCTGAAGACTAGAGTTTTGATCATAATAAGTGGTACGGAGAACTTTTAAAGATGGCTTCTTGGGATGAAAATCATAGGCCAATCCTCAATAGTGACGTCTGACCCTATAATGCGCGACTATTGGGGCACATAGGATGGTTGAGGAGATCCAAATGGCAGAAAGCAGGGCAACTACATAAGTATTTATTATTGTGTCTATCTCACTTCTTTCGAACCCTTCAATTCAATGGCACTATTGAAGAAGATCTGAATTCCTTTCATATTTGTCGTAGGTCGACTGTGAAAGAGAATGGGAAACACATGTGAGTGCGGTTAGAGATGAAAAGTGAAAACCATACAAATTAGCTTTGAGTGCCACACGTAGATGGTGGTGCATGAGACTCATGCTCCTCCCACAAAAAGgatattaaaaggaaaaatggccAAAGCAGGATGATTACAGCTGCAGAATGATGGATTTGATGATAAGGGAGTGAGAAAAaactaaaggaaaaataataaaaacaggAGGGAAGAAAGGGACAAAGGAAGAAGGAGAGATGGAGAGAATAGAGGGACATGCCAAGAAATACAACTTCTTAAATGttgcatttataaaaaaaatcttataaaaaaaatttataaactaatatgttttaatatgatacgttggtttttaaattacattttaaTGTAATGTATTATATCTAGCGTAGTATATTAAGTCACGcaagtttgtaaataaatttacatttagTACttctgtgaaaaaaaaaaatatcaaacgagagagagagagaagagatagAGTTAAGGATCCAGCTTTTTACTTAAAGAAGATTGAGCAAACCACTTTTGGCTGCCAGTAAACGTAAATTTTATCCATGTATGAGGAAGAGGCAATACCCCACTCATAACTCCTAGTACTGTTTCCTCAACTCTAATTGCTTGACCACTTAcatataaacataattcaaGTCCAATTTCCCCCCAATGaagttcacaaaaaaaattcccacaaacggttattgaaaaaaaataataaattgatgcaaacaattaaaaatttcagaacttTGCACAGTGCATTGGCAGACCTGTTCCATGATCGACAGCTACAATCTCCGTGGCATTGTTACATGCAAGCACATCCTGACCCAACTTGGCCCCAGCCGCCTTGAGGCCCTTGAGAGAAACTGGCTGGTTAAACAGGTTCAACGATGGCAATCTTGAGGCTGCAGGCAACTTCCCACCCGGCAATAGTGTCCTGAAGTCTACCTTCAACAATGGCACCTCAAAGTCTGTCTTGTCGTGCTTAACAACGTTATCCTTTGCACTAATATGAGCCCCTGGTTCCATATGGTTGGTCGAAAAGCTTGCCTGGTTTGGAAAGTTGGGATAGAGACTCACATAGCCTCGGAGGTACATCATGTCTATCAGAAACTTTTTCCACGAAGCTTGCCACCCATTTGTTCTAGACTTTGGAATTTGAACTGGGTTTTCCTTGGCATTTTCAGTGAACCTCATGTTCATGTAGACATAGAACTCTCTCCATTGCTTGGGGAAGAAAACAGCACCCCAGCTGCAGGGTAACTGGTGGAGATAAGGTGTGTTTGGATGGATGTGCTTGAAGAATTCAGTTGGATTCCATTTAGGTCTTTCTTTAACCACCTCAACAAGCTTAGGTGTGTATAGGGAGATGGAGGAAAGCTCTGGAAAAGACACTTGTGGGTCATAGTGGTAGGCTAAGAGGGCGTATTTGATCCATAGAAAATAGTAAGGAGATACTTCGATATCATCTTCAAGCAGGAGGCCATAATCGTCATCTGATGATGGGTACCAACTCTCACTAACAGCTCGAATCAGCCCTCCTTGAATGATCCTCCTTCTGAGGGTCTTGGGGCCGTGAGGCCAATCGAATGAGTTTACAAGTTTGATTGTTTCCTCGTCCACTTTACTGTCCATGTTGAAGCTGATAGGAATCTCATCCCCAACATAGAAGGCATTGCTCAGAGATTTGAGAAGCCTTGTTAATGAATGAGCTCGGTTTTGGGTGATAATGTTGATCGACACCCTCATCCGGTTCCAATCTGCATGTGAAAAGCTTGTTGGTTAGATGACTGTTTATGTTGATTCTAGAATTCAGTTACAACAATtcaaaaacaggaaaaaaaaaaaaaagccggcATTCTTACATGGCAATGCTGTTGATCGTAGATCAGCcatccaaagaacttttgacaCAGAAGATCTTTGCAAAAGAACCAAAGTTGTGGCATTGGAGTTAGTTTCTGTTGCCATCTTCAAAGCTTTCTTCACATTAGGATCAATGTCAGCCACTGTAATCACGACACTGGGATTGTGCATTTTGATCAAACCTTTCATGCTGGAGTACACAGCTTGCAGCACAGGCACCTCAGATTTTGATACTCCCGAGAGTGATCCCACAGACAGATCAAATATCTTAAACCTTCGCTCCTTGCATACCAACTTTGGCCAGTTCAGAGCAGTTGCAGCAGCTTCACAAGGGCAGAAGTTGCCTCCAGAGACGGCAATGTAAGCCTTTTTGCCTACAGTAGACCTGAACTTTTCAAGAAGGGGTGCAAGCGCTTTGATCTCAGAAACAGAGTGGGCATAGAAGAGTGCATCAATTTTCTGAGGATTCATTGCTGCCCACTGAGTGATATAACCAGTAGAAAGTGCTTTCCACCATTGATCATCTCGAACTTGAACAATGTCTTTGAAGATTACAGTAGTTTCAGAGACATAAGCAAGCCGGTGTTCACTATCACCCCAAGTTTCCTTGTCATTGGGTCAACCGGAAGAACAAAGGAGCCAGCATTTCTGTACTTTTGAAGCTGATAGCTGCATGTTTTTGTGAGACATCATGAAACATCAGAAGCTGATCCATTTAATGAACACTTCAAGATAAGTAAATTGGATACTGTATCTGAAAACTGCATTTTTTTCAATCCGcttcaaattctcataaaaaagttatggTGCTGTGATTGATATCTTCGTAGGTTTGTAAGGCTCAAAACATtgtcatattatttatattattcgtaggttttaatttttttatttttatttttaatgatataatatcaCATGATATGATCAAGGAGTTCTTCTATTTAAGTTTTTCTAACAAATTAAAGACACCCGcttcttctttatatatatatatatatatatatatatatatatatatcaatcagACCATAGACCTTTGGCACAAAGACACCCACTTCTGAATCAAAGTTTTCATGAAGAAGTGTCGAAACTTCGAATACCTAATAATtaggaaaaaatagagaatgttGAATAAAGAAGTTGACGACGCCCAACAATCCTACGCCTTCAAACACTTTCCACGTCGATTTTCAACTAC encodes:
- the LOC121238314 gene encoding LOW QUALITY PROTEIN: uncharacterized protein LOC121238314 (The sequence of the model RefSeq protein was modified relative to this genomic sequence to represent the inferred CDS: inserted 1 base in 1 codon); the encoded protein is MGLFRNQAMRSGDYLEGMINDYVGGKNKMKAQKSVSSRLVTALTCLQFAFAVYATFLLYYMSPAIDLRTKPEFTWATKIAQQWKQFIVTPHVLGRYQEASSLIGAEIMPITPSQVCEHEKIDFMQKKSNDVHMIKLKTDLYKEVLDFQSKNIGTETLDQLMSLKSKWDLKGPNKPKVTVILNHFKRKTLCSQLDSLLEQTLPFHHVWVLSFGSPNELSLKRIVESYNDSRISFISSSYDFKYYGRFQMALQTEADLVYILDDDMIPGRKMLQILSHVAGTEKYQNSVLGSIGRILPFRQKDFTFPSYRKFRSKEAGLYLPDPAYDITVDKIVQVDFLSSSWFLSAELVKTLFTETPFTFATGEDLHLSYQLQKYRNAGSFVLPVXPNDKETWGDSEHRLAYVSETTVIFKDIVQVRDDQWWKALSTGYITQWAAMNPQKIDALFYAHSVSEIKALAPLLEKFRSTVGKKAYIAVSGGNFCPCEAAATALNWPKLVCKERRFKIFDLSVGSLSGVSKSEVPVLQAVYSSMKGLIKMHNPSVVITVADIDPNVKKALKMATETNSNATTLVLLQRSSVSKVLWMADLRSTALPYWNRMRVSINIITQNRAHSLTRLLKSLSNAFYVGDEIPISFNMDSKVDEETIKLVNSFDWPHGPKTLRRRIIQGGLIRAVSESWYPSSDDDYGLLLEDDIEVSPYYFLWIKYALLAYHYDPQVSFPELSSISLYTPKLVEVVKERPKWNPTEFFKHIHPNTPYLHQLPCSWGAVFFPKQWREFYVYMNMRFTENAKENPVQIPKSRTNGWQASWKKFLIDMMYLRGYVSLYPNFPNQASFSTNHMEPGAHISAKDNVVKHDKTDFEVPLLKVDFRTLLPGGKLPAASRLPSLNLFNQPVSLKGLKAAGAKLGQDVLACNNATEIVAVDHGTGLPMHCAKF